The following proteins come from a genomic window of Halococcus saccharolyticus DSM 5350:
- a CDS encoding DoxX family protein: MSTQNGSNWSGESVGLAFSRLALGIIFVVSGVGKVFAMGPKASGIDAFAGMLAQLGVPLPTVTAWGVGVLELVGGGLLLIGLLTRLVAALLAVDMAVATVLVHLPNGFVVSDGGYEYTFVLTLSALGLALSGPGVLSVRRALTGSQSSTSH; the protein is encoded by the coding sequence ATGTCGACGCAAAACGGAAGCAACTGGTCCGGCGAATCCGTGGGCCTGGCGTTCAGCCGACTCGCGTTGGGAATCATCTTCGTGGTGTCCGGGGTCGGGAAAGTGTTTGCAATGGGACCAAAAGCATCCGGTATCGACGCGTTCGCCGGAATGCTTGCCCAACTCGGCGTTCCGTTGCCGACCGTCACCGCTTGGGGTGTCGGAGTGCTTGAGTTGGTCGGTGGAGGATTGCTGTTGATCGGACTGCTCACCCGTCTCGTCGCCGCCTTGCTCGCCGTCGATATGGCCGTGGCAACGGTCTTAGTGCACCTTCCCAACGGTTTCGTCGTGTCGGATGGTGGGTACGAGTATACGTTCGTCCTCACGCTCAGCGCGCTTGGCCTCGCGTTGAGTGGCCCTGGTGTGCTATCAGTGAGACGAGCTCTCACCGGGTCGCAGTCGTCCACTTCTCATTGA